The following are encoded in a window of Thermodesulfobacterium geofontis OPF15 genomic DNA:
- the thiC gene encoding phosphomethylpyrimidine synthase ThiC: protein MMCTLKRLAEKGIITEEMKACAEAEGVEAEYIREGIAKGHIVICKNKKNKVTKPCAIGKGLRTKVNVNIGTSKDRLSVEEELKKLEIAIKYGTDTVMDLSTGGELDEIRKLIRENCPVPLGTVPIYQAAIEAVEKHHKSIVEMTVSEIFKVIEKQAEDGIDFMTVHCGVTKQSLERLKNKERILGIVSRGGSFIAEWMIYNNKENPLYEYFDELLEIAYNYDITLSLGDGIRPGCIADATDGGQIQELIILGELTLRAWDKGVQVMIEGPGHVPLDQIEANVKLEKKLCHGAPFYVLGPLPTDIAPGYDHLVGAIGGAIAGAAGADFLCYLTPAEHLRLPTIEDVKEGLIASKIAAHIADLVKGIKGAWEWDLEMAKARARLDWEAQIELSIDPEKARRYRIEGGISQSKACTMCGPYCAIKIFESAYKFLKGKDFSLNDSKS from the coding sequence AAGAAATGAAAGCTTGTGCAGAAGCTGAAGGAGTAGAGGCAGAATATATAAGAGAAGGAATAGCTAAGGGACATATAGTAATTTGTAAAAATAAAAAAAATAAAGTTACAAAACCTTGTGCTATTGGGAAAGGGCTAAGAACTAAAGTAAATGTTAATATAGGAACTTCTAAGGATAGGCTATCAGTAGAAGAAGAATTAAAAAAGCTTGAAATAGCAATAAAATATGGAACAGATACTGTAATGGATCTTTCTACAGGTGGAGAGCTTGACGAAATAAGAAAACTTATCAGAGAAAATTGTCCTGTTCCTCTTGGAACTGTTCCCATTTATCAGGCAGCTATTGAGGCAGTTGAAAAACATCATAAATCTATTGTGGAAATGACAGTTTCTGAAATTTTTAAAGTAATAGAAAAACAAGCTGAAGATGGCATAGATTTTATGACAGTCCATTGTGGAGTTACTAAACAAAGCTTAGAAAGACTTAAAAATAAAGAACGAATACTTGGGATAGTTTCAAGAGGAGGCTCTTTTATTGCAGAATGGATGATTTATAATAATAAAGAAAATCCCCTCTATGAATATTTTGATGAACTTCTTGAAATTGCATATAATTATGATATTACTCTTTCCTTAGGTGATGGTATAAGACCTGGTTGTATTGCTGATGCAACCGATGGAGGACAAATTCAGGAATTAATAATACTTGGAGAGTTAACTTTAAGAGCTTGGGATAAAGGTGTTCAAGTAATGATTGAAGGTCCAGGACATGTCCCTTTAGATCAAATCGAAGCTAATGTCAAATTAGAGAAAAAACTTTGTCACGGAGCTCCTTTTTATGTTTTGGGTCCGCTTCCAACAGATATTGCTCCAGGATATGATCATTTAGTAGGTGCTATAGGAGGAGCTATAGCAGGTGCTGCAGGAGCTGATTTTTTATGCTATCTTACCCCAGCAGAACACTTGAGACTTCCTACAATTGAAGATGTAAAAGAAGGCCTTATTGCTTCTAAAATAGCTGCTCATATAGCTGATCTTGTAAAAGGTATCAAGGGAGCTTGGGAATGGGATTTAGAAATGGCAAAAGCAAGAGCAAGGCTTGACTGGGAGGCTCAGATTGAACTTTCTATTGATCCAGAAAAGGCAAGAAGGTATAGAATTGAAGGCGGAATCTCTCAAAGTAAAGCCTGTACCATGTGCGGACCTTATTGCGCTATAAAAATTTTTGAATCAGCTTATAAATTTTTAAAAGGAAAAGATTTTTCATTAAATGACTCC